A single Venturia canescens isolate UGA chromosome 1, ASM1945775v1, whole genome shotgun sequence DNA region contains:
- the Trs31 gene encoding trafficking protein particle complex subunit 5 has translation MSSMTISAVRSRTSILDKPLSKGKGEVSLSCYALLFSELVQYCQNRVYTVPELQSKLAEMGAEVGHRITDLLVVREKSGKREIKLLNALLFIKSTLWKSLFGREADKLEHANDDERTYYIIEKESLVNKFVSVPKDKGSLNCASFVAGIVEAVLCDSGFPAKVTAHWHKGTTYMVKFDDAVVARDKQLEDR, from the exons ATGTCAAGTATGACAATATCTGCTGTTCGTTCGCGAACAAGTATACTCGATAAACCATTGAGCAAAGGAAAAGGAGAGGTTAGCCTCAGTTGTTATGCACTTTTGTTTTCGGAACTTGTGCAATATTGTCAAAATCGGGTATATACAGTGCCGGAATTGCAAAGCAA ATTGGCAGAAATGGGAGCTGAGGTCGGCCACAGAATAACTGACCTTCTGGTAGTTAGAGAAAAGAGTGGCAAgcgagaaataaaattattaaatgcattactttttatcaaAAGTACACTATGGAAGTCATTGTTTGGTCGTGAAGCTGACAAACTGGAGCATGCTAATGATGACGAGCGTACTTATTACATAATAGAAAAAGAATCTTTGGTTAATAAATTTGTGTCTGTGCCAAAAGACAAAGGAAGCTTGAACTGCGCTTCGTTTGTGGCAGGAATTGTCGAAGCTGTGCTTTGCGACTCTGGCTTT CCTGCCAAGGTGACAGCTCATTGGCATAAAGGCACTACTTATATGGTCAAATTTGACGACGCAGTTGTGGCCCGAGATAAACAATTGGAAGATAGATAA
- the ND-B15 gene encoding uncharacterized protein ND-B15, producing MSTPQETYDVTPTQKKIMLARAARRNILRHKYLEEVGNPYRPASEGGALFDSGLQRLHSMVVTQSEFFRPNWKTGLYYMGVVVLPIAIMTFWIVGDKDKQEHRYRTGQVSYRDREFKFK from the exons atgtctACTCCACAAGAGACTTACGATGTCACACCGACTCAGAAGAAAATTATGCTAGCCCGAGCGGCTAGACGTAACATTCTTCGTCATAAATATTTGGAAGAGGTCGGTAATCCTTATCGTCCGGCTAGCGAAGGTGGAGCATTG TTTGATTCGGGATTGCAACGTTTACATTCGATGGTCGTTACACAATCGGAGTTCTTTAGACCTAACTGGAAAACGGGCTTATATTACATGGGTGTTGTCGTTCTGCCGATAGCCATAATGACATTTTGGATAGTCGGCGATAAA gACAAGCAAGAACATCGCTATCGTACTGGGCAAGTCAGTTACAGAGACAgggaattcaaattcaaataa
- the LOC122416987 gene encoding uncharacterized protein, whose protein sequence is MQRLTIYTLVICELTMCLIGSGSSQVTFSKGWGPGKRALYEDRLHGNRPYEDCKFHTQPLVAAYNIFMSELRELIICEGRKIMSYSKPYDGSPMEVNTLMNER, encoded by the exons ATGCAGCGGCTAACGATTTATACCCTCGTAATCTGTGAATTGACGATGTGTCTTATCGGCAGTGGATCTTCACAG GTGACGTTCTCGAAAGGGTGGGGACCAGGAAAACGAGCATTGTATGAGGACCGATTACACGGAAACCGACCATATGAAGACTGCAAGTTTCACACACAACCACTCGTAGCTGCTTACAACATATTTATg TCGGAGCTGAGAGAGCTGATAATTTGCGAAGGTCGAAAGATAATGTCATATTCCAAACCATACGATGGCAGCCCAATGGAGGTGAACACATTGATGAAtgaacgatag
- the mre11 gene encoding double-strand break repair protein MRE11 has product MEDKEMDTSSQELREEDTMKILLATDCHLGYEHSTKRLQENDSFITFEEILKLALKHDVDFILLGGDLFHDSKPSQKVVLQCMELLKKYTLGERDIKIQFLSDPEIIFPHASQKVVNYEDPNLNVAMPIFSIHGNHDNPSFESTGTMDILGASGFINYFGKWADLNDVTIPPLVFNKGKTFVSVYGLSFMNDQRLSRLLRDDKINFPQPSGISEPFKMFVLHQNRAKHTTNGYIPEDKLPAFLDLIFWGHEHQCRVVPEQIVDNSADPPRRYYITQPGSPVATSLCEGEAVEKHVGLLKVNKTRFNMKPIKLKTVRPFVFESIRLKDVDIQADYTKPLADFVYQYIDEYIQNVIIPKTALQLTGHPQQPTLPLVRLRIFYDEDAQLFDPARISRKYHDTVANPRDMIIFRKESTKKSSARDDEENEDFADMNECFQHEGDIDWNVSVQGSIQKYFSRDDKKDQLTVLSVDGLNEALSRYVEAADDDAFQDVINHQIKKNLQYMEKFDIDEEKEIIQQLKEYRQERQAAEADGAERRDVQNILDDATRKSPKKKTQSIATEVENDEQGTSSDEMDYDQFRELERSNSRRAAELRARQPPGRSGSKPKPLRNQIAPLPLSKQPNLFHVSKKSKRGNGAAAGSSGRGRTAASNKPVQSYDVSDSESE; this is encoded by the exons ATGGAAGACAAGGAAATGGATACATCGAGTCAGGAGCTTCGCGAAGAAGACACAATGAAAATATTACTCGCCACTGATTGTCACTTGGGTTATGAACATAGCACAAAAAGAT TACAAGAAAACGATAGTTTTATTACGTTTGAAGAAATACTGAAACTTGCTTTGAAACATGATGTAGATTTTATATTGCTCGGAGGTGATTTGTTTCATGATAGCAAACCATCACAGAAAGTTGTATTGCAATGTATGGAAttgctgaaaaaatatactttgGGAGAACG CGATATCAAGATCCAGTTTTTGAGCGATcctgaaatcatttttcctcaTGCATCTCAAAAAGTGGTCAACTATGAAGATCCAAATTTGAACGTGGCAATgccaattttttctattcatggAAATCATGATAACCCAA GTTTTGAATCAACTGGAACCATGGACATACTTGGGGCTTCTGgatttatcaattattttggGAAATGGGCTGACTTGAACGATGTTACGATTCCTCCACTGGTATTCAACAAGGGCAAAACTTTTGTGTCTGTGTATGGCTTGAGTTTCATGAACGATCAGCGATTATCAAGACTGCTCAGAGATGATAAG ATCAATTTCCCTCAGCCAAGCGGTATTTCGGAACCATTCAAAATGTTTGTACTCCATCAAAATCGTGCCAAGCACACAACGAATGGTTACATTCCAGAGGACAAGTTACCAGCGTTCTTGGATTTGATATTTTGGGGTCACGAGCATCAGTGTCGCGTTGTACCGGAACAAATTGTAGATAACTCCGCTGATCCTCCCCGGCGTTATTATATCACTCAGCCAG GAAGTCCTGTCGCGACATCTCTGTGCGAGGGTGAAGCGGTAGAAAAACATGTTGGCTTATTGAAAGTTAATAAAACACGCTTCAACATGAAACCGATAAAGTTGAAAACCGTTCGGCCCTTCGTTTTCGAAAGTATTCGTCTCAAGGACGTTGACATTCAGGCTGATTATACCAAACCTCTTGCCGATTTCGTTTATCAGTACATCGATGAATACATACAAAACGTTATCATTCCAAAAACCGCGCTACAATTAACAG GTCATCCTCAACAACCTACTTTGCCTTTAGTTCGACTGAGGATATTCTATGACGAAgatgctcaattattcgatccCGCTAG aaTATCCCGAAAGTATCATGATACAGTAGCAAACCCGCGTGATATGATCATATTTCGAAAAGAAAGCACGAAAAAATCTTCAGCTCGAGACGATGAGGAGAACGAGGATTTTGCAGATATGAACGAATGCTTTCAACATGAA GGCGATATTGATTGGAATGTGTCCGTTCAAGGCTcgatacaaaaatatttttcccgtGACGACAAAAAAGATCAATTAACAGTATTATCCGTTGATGGTTTAAACGAAGCACTGAGTAGATATGTCGAGGCGGCTGATGATGATGCTTTTCAAGATGTCATTAA tcatcagataaagaaaaatttacagtacatggaaaaatttgatatCGATGAAGAGAAGGAAATAATACAACAACTGAAAGAATACAGACAGGAACGACAGGCTGCTGAGGCAGATGGGGCCGAAAGACGTGAT gttcaaaatattttggaCGACGCAACGCGGAAGAGTCCGAAGAAGAAGACTCAATCGATCGCCACAGAAGTGGAAAACGATGAGCAAGGTACTTCGAGTGATGAAATGGACTACGATCAGTTCCGGGAACTAGAACGGAGTAATAGTCGCAGAGCAGCAGAATTGAGGGCGAGACAGCCTCCAGGACGTTCCGGATCGAAACCCAAACCCCTACGTAATCAGATCGCTCCCCTTCCATTATCGAAACAACCTAATCTGTTTCATGTTTCAAAG AAATCAAAACGTGGTAATGGCGCAGCCGCGGGCTCGTCGGGTCGGGGCCGCACAGCAGCATCAAACAAACCAGTACAATCGTATGATGTGTCAGATTCTGAATCCGAATGA
- the Sec8 gene encoding exocyst complex component 4 isoform X2, which translates to MGDGSLEGVEALREVRMELEAKKQQLHMKLLEELSRHLYHENTREIFLKRQGSGRDFQRGNESRSSRGNKVKRALLDVMSPYPGTQTSRGNMNVNFEDLSNIVEDENSSNPEENSEHFIAIIIECLALLNKIPEAVEAIKVQMQTELLNIIARTSDQIKRNQNKQATVNKQMVSQNMEILVSGTNNPTEGQILLLELLNTVFDQMRLVAGAHSMALRSFSHVIQKYNLQVRLYEMPDVWSRIQAVLQLLLTEYLDIQNMIDGPFHSTTVLNEPTSDINTYFARRKPQRQKTGRLFKFDSSTHPKALNSYLKEHRYSNFSLVENGQTVGDKKLVCEPDPKNITFIFRPMMQFIEEIERALDCKPGCPCTLNSFIADYVKEMFLGKHHVMVATTIDTATKGSEAWRATTPPELMKDLGLTRPLLQSTVKVEQCVAELRSLMIALPLQGEHFCTLALNVLHNYRETCNAAYRGIIQPDSEDKRICSAAWLKDDDISRFIKSLPNWDNLKSETYKKPGKQTRWQMRRQETQDEESPEEIRQRNLREAEILASNLGEGGINSHEILSDVGQLRSLALLQESMEWFALSTRSLITELHQAKSDVDGQSLLPPMPVSLVESLQQVADEFEDLADTCILVLHLEVRVQCFHYLLPKGEYSHLCGGVKDPQEADPRVEELSRVLQNIDEALQSTLHPKKTKYIFEGLGHLIAKILITSAQYIGKIDESGIQRMCRNVFTLQQTLTNITMARELSLDYARQYFELFYETPEGILNSVLENGAQFSELEYMNAFQLIARSQQQYTSVAKHLEKLSEILGEIGVTV; encoded by the exons ATGGGGGACGGTAGTCTTGAAGGTGTCGAAGCATTGAGAGAAGTGAGAATGGAACTGGAAGCAAAAAAGCAGCAATTGCATATGAAACTTTTGGAGGAGCTCAGTAGACATTTGTATCATGAGAACACGAGAGAAATCTTCCTCAAAAGACAAGGATCTGGCCGAGATTTTCAGCGAGGCAATGAATCTCGTAGCTCAAGGGGCAATAAAGTCAAACGTGCTCTTCTCGATGTCATGTCTCCTTATCCAGGAACTCAGACATCGAG aggAAATATGAACGTCAATTTTGAAGATCTGAGCAATATCGTGGAGGACGAAAATTCGTCAAATCCAGAAGAGAATTCGGAACATTTTATCGCCATAATAATAGAGTGCCTTGCTTTACTCAACAAAATACCCGAAGCTGTGGAG GCAATAAAAGTTCAAATGCAAACTGAGCTCTTAAATATCATAGCACGAACGTCAGATCAGATaaaacgaaatcaaaataagcAAGCGACAGTGAATAAGCAAATGGTTTCACAAAATATGGAGATTTTAGTGAGCGGCACTAACAATCCAACAGAAGGTCAAATATTGTTGTTGGAGTTGCTCAATACTGTGTTCGATCAGATGAGATTGGTTGCTGGAGCTCATTCAATGGCTTTGCGTAGTTTTTCGCACGTTATTCAAAAGTACAATTTACAAGTACGATTATACGAAATGCCCGACGTGTGGAGTAGAATTCAAGCTGTT cTCCAATTATTATTGACAGAATATTTGGATATACAGAATATGATTGATGGACCATTCCACTCGACAACAGTTTTGAACGAGCCTACCAGTGACATAAATACTTATTTTGCTCGAAGAAAACCGCAACGACAGAAAACCGGTCGTCTCTTCAAATTCGACTCTTCAACACATCCGAAAGCTTTGAACAGTTATCTTAAAGAACATCGATACAGCAACTTCAGTTTAGTG GAAAATGGACAAACCGTTGGTGATAAAAAACTGGTATGCGAACCTGATCCGAAGAATATAACCTTTATATTCCGACCTATGATGCAATTTATCGAAGAGATCGAACGAGCTCTTGACTGCAAGCCAGG ATGTCCTTGTACTTTAAACAGTTTTATTGCTGATTACGTTAAGGAAATGTTTTTGGGGAAACATCATGTGATGGTTGCAACAACCATTGACACAGCGACGAAAGGGTCGGAAGCTTGGCGAGCTACAACCCCACCGGAACTCATGAAAGATCTTGGCTTAACTAGACCTCTGTTACAG agcaCTGTAAAAGTCGAACAATGTGTTGCTGAGCTGAGATCTTTGATGATTGCTCTACCACTGCAGGGTGAACATTTTTGCACACTAGCGTTGAACGTACTGCACAATTATCGAGAAACGTGTAATGCTGCATACCGTGGTATCATACAACCAGATAGTGAAGACAAACGGATATGTTCGGCAGCGTGGCTCAAAGACGATGATATTAGTAGATTCATCAA ATCGCTTCCAAACTGGGACAATCTCAAGAGCGAAACTTACAAAAAACCAGGAAAACAGACACGTTGGCAAATGAGGCGCCAAGAAACTCAGGACGAGGAGAGCCCGGAAGAAATACGTCAGCGTAATTTACGAGAGGCAGAAATCTTGGCGAGCAATCTGGGCGAGGGTGGAATCAATTCTCATGAAATACTTTCGGACGTTGGACAATTGAGAAGTCTTGCTTTGTTACAAGAGAGCATGGAGTGGTTTGCCTTATCGACGAGATCCTTGATCACAGAGTTGCATCAAGCCAAGAGCGACGTTGATGGACAATCTCTTTTGCCTCCCATGCCAGTATCACTTGTCGAATCACTCCAACAAGTGGCTGACGAATTCGAAGATCTCGCTGACACTTGTATACTTGTTTTACACCTCGAG GTGCGGGTTCAGTGCTTCCATTATCTACTGCCGAAAGGAGAGTACAGTCACTTGTGCGGCGGAGTAAAAGACCCTCAAGAGGCTGATCCAAGAGTTGAAGAACTCAGTCGAGTTCTGCAGAACATAGACGAGGCGTTGCAGTCTACTTTGCACCCGAAAAAAACAAAG tATATTTTCGAAGGATTGGGCCACCTAATAGCAAAAATCCTCATCACTTCTGCACAGTACATTGGCAAAATAGACGAGAGTGGTATACAAAGAATGTGCAGAAACGTTTTTACTCTGCAACAGACTCTAACCAATATAACAATGGCTCGCGAGCTCTCGCTCGATTACGCTCGTCAATATTTCGAACTTTTTTACGAGACTCCAGAAGGAATCCTCAACAGCGTGTTGGAGAATGGTGCACAATTTTCTGAGCTAGAGTATATGAACGCTTTCCAATTAATTGCCCGAAGTCAGCAACAATACACATCTGTTGCAAAACACCTTGAAAAGTTGTCAGAAATCCTCGGAGAAATTGGGGTTACCGTTTAA
- the Sec8 gene encoding exocyst complex component 4 isoform X1, whose protein sequence is MSTAPPVKPPRGIKPTKEISGLLISVIRALSASETNEQREVEKAKLEKEYKRSDQRLDELVSLHEQDLTEVMKIFSTLSERVTASREKIHAVKENLNACKQLLRCRREELMKLWLEGIEHKHVLQLLNDIDQLRDVPSRLSNYLNRKLYLHATQLLVSSLSMGDGSLEGVEALREVRMELEAKKQQLHMKLLEELSRHLYHENTREIFLKRQGSGRDFQRGNESRSSRGNKVKRALLDVMSPYPGTQTSRGNMNVNFEDLSNIVEDENSSNPEENSEHFIAIIIECLALLNKIPEAVEAIKVQMQTELLNIIARTSDQIKRNQNKQATVNKQMVSQNMEILVSGTNNPTEGQILLLELLNTVFDQMRLVAGAHSMALRSFSHVIQKYNLQVRLYEMPDVWSRIQAVLQLLLTEYLDIQNMIDGPFHSTTVLNEPTSDINTYFARRKPQRQKTGRLFKFDSSTHPKALNSYLKEHRYSNFSLVENGQTVGDKKLVCEPDPKNITFIFRPMMQFIEEIERALDCKPGCPCTLNSFIADYVKEMFLGKHHVMVATTIDTATKGSEAWRATTPPELMKDLGLTRPLLQSTVKVEQCVAELRSLMIALPLQGEHFCTLALNVLHNYRETCNAAYRGIIQPDSEDKRICSAAWLKDDDISRFIKSLPNWDNLKSETYKKPGKQTRWQMRRQETQDEESPEEIRQRNLREAEILASNLGEGGINSHEILSDVGQLRSLALLQESMEWFALSTRSLITELHQAKSDVDGQSLLPPMPVSLVESLQQVADEFEDLADTCILVLHLEVRVQCFHYLLPKGEYSHLCGGVKDPQEADPRVEELSRVLQNIDEALQSTLHPKKTKYIFEGLGHLIAKILITSAQYIGKIDESGIQRMCRNVFTLQQTLTNITMARELSLDYARQYFELFYETPEGILNSVLENGAQFSELEYMNAFQLIARSQQQYTSVAKHLEKLSEILGEIGVTV, encoded by the exons aTGTCCACCGCACCGCCTGTTAAACCTCCTCGAGGAATTAAACCCACGAAAGAAATT AGTGGATTGTTGATCTCAGTAATAAGAGCTTTATCAGCGAGCGAAACAAACGAACAGAGAGAAGTTGAAAAAGCAAAACTTGAAAAAGAGTACAAAAGGAGTGATCAGCGTCTCGATGAATTGGTATCATTGCATGAACAAGACCTAACGGAAGTCATGAAG ATTTTCAGTACTCTATCCGAAAGAGTAACAGCTTCAAGAGAAAAAATCCATGCTGTTAAAGAGAATTTAAATGCTTGCAAACAACTTCTGAGGTGCAGGCGAGAGGAACTTATGAAACTATGGCTCGAAGGCATTGAACATAAACATGTTTTACAACTTCTAAATGATAT agaTCAACTTCGAGATGTACCATCTCGTCTCAGCAACTATTTAAACAGAAAACTGTATCTGCATGCAACTCAATTGCTTGTTTCATCGCTGTCAATGGGGGACGGTAGTCTTGAAGGTGTCGAAGCATTGAGAGAAGTGAGAATGGAACTGGAAGCAAAAAAGCAGCAATTGCATATGAAACTTTTGGAGGAGCTCAGTAGACATTTGTATCATGAGAACACGAGAGAAATCTTCCTCAAAAGACAAGGATCTGGCCGAGATTTTCAGCGAGGCAATGAATCTCGTAGCTCAAGGGGCAATAAAGTCAAACGTGCTCTTCTCGATGTCATGTCTCCTTATCCAGGAACTCAGACATCGAG aggAAATATGAACGTCAATTTTGAAGATCTGAGCAATATCGTGGAGGACGAAAATTCGTCAAATCCAGAAGAGAATTCGGAACATTTTATCGCCATAATAATAGAGTGCCTTGCTTTACTCAACAAAATACCCGAAGCTGTGGAG GCAATAAAAGTTCAAATGCAAACTGAGCTCTTAAATATCATAGCACGAACGTCAGATCAGATaaaacgaaatcaaaataagcAAGCGACAGTGAATAAGCAAATGGTTTCACAAAATATGGAGATTTTAGTGAGCGGCACTAACAATCCAACAGAAGGTCAAATATTGTTGTTGGAGTTGCTCAATACTGTGTTCGATCAGATGAGATTGGTTGCTGGAGCTCATTCAATGGCTTTGCGTAGTTTTTCGCACGTTATTCAAAAGTACAATTTACAAGTACGATTATACGAAATGCCCGACGTGTGGAGTAGAATTCAAGCTGTT cTCCAATTATTATTGACAGAATATTTGGATATACAGAATATGATTGATGGACCATTCCACTCGACAACAGTTTTGAACGAGCCTACCAGTGACATAAATACTTATTTTGCTCGAAGAAAACCGCAACGACAGAAAACCGGTCGTCTCTTCAAATTCGACTCTTCAACACATCCGAAAGCTTTGAACAGTTATCTTAAAGAACATCGATACAGCAACTTCAGTTTAGTG GAAAATGGACAAACCGTTGGTGATAAAAAACTGGTATGCGAACCTGATCCGAAGAATATAACCTTTATATTCCGACCTATGATGCAATTTATCGAAGAGATCGAACGAGCTCTTGACTGCAAGCCAGG ATGTCCTTGTACTTTAAACAGTTTTATTGCTGATTACGTTAAGGAAATGTTTTTGGGGAAACATCATGTGATGGTTGCAACAACCATTGACACAGCGACGAAAGGGTCGGAAGCTTGGCGAGCTACAACCCCACCGGAACTCATGAAAGATCTTGGCTTAACTAGACCTCTGTTACAG agcaCTGTAAAAGTCGAACAATGTGTTGCTGAGCTGAGATCTTTGATGATTGCTCTACCACTGCAGGGTGAACATTTTTGCACACTAGCGTTGAACGTACTGCACAATTATCGAGAAACGTGTAATGCTGCATACCGTGGTATCATACAACCAGATAGTGAAGACAAACGGATATGTTCGGCAGCGTGGCTCAAAGACGATGATATTAGTAGATTCATCAA ATCGCTTCCAAACTGGGACAATCTCAAGAGCGAAACTTACAAAAAACCAGGAAAACAGACACGTTGGCAAATGAGGCGCCAAGAAACTCAGGACGAGGAGAGCCCGGAAGAAATACGTCAGCGTAATTTACGAGAGGCAGAAATCTTGGCGAGCAATCTGGGCGAGGGTGGAATCAATTCTCATGAAATACTTTCGGACGTTGGACAATTGAGAAGTCTTGCTTTGTTACAAGAGAGCATGGAGTGGTTTGCCTTATCGACGAGATCCTTGATCACAGAGTTGCATCAAGCCAAGAGCGACGTTGATGGACAATCTCTTTTGCCTCCCATGCCAGTATCACTTGTCGAATCACTCCAACAAGTGGCTGACGAATTCGAAGATCTCGCTGACACTTGTATACTTGTTTTACACCTCGAG GTGCGGGTTCAGTGCTTCCATTATCTACTGCCGAAAGGAGAGTACAGTCACTTGTGCGGCGGAGTAAAAGACCCTCAAGAGGCTGATCCAAGAGTTGAAGAACTCAGTCGAGTTCTGCAGAACATAGACGAGGCGTTGCAGTCTACTTTGCACCCGAAAAAAACAAAG tATATTTTCGAAGGATTGGGCCACCTAATAGCAAAAATCCTCATCACTTCTGCACAGTACATTGGCAAAATAGACGAGAGTGGTATACAAAGAATGTGCAGAAACGTTTTTACTCTGCAACAGACTCTAACCAATATAACAATGGCTCGCGAGCTCTCGCTCGATTACGCTCGTCAATATTTCGAACTTTTTTACGAGACTCCAGAAGGAATCCTCAACAGCGTGTTGGAGAATGGTGCACAATTTTCTGAGCTAGAGTATATGAACGCTTTCCAATTAATTGCCCGAAGTCAGCAACAATACACATCTGTTGCAAAACACCTTGAAAAGTTGTCAGAAATCCTCGGAGAAATTGGGGTTACCGTTTAA